One stretch of Schlesneria sp. DSM 10557 DNA includes these proteins:
- a CDS encoding phasin family protein: MFDTLKQAVFASIGLADLTREKVEGVVAEVARRAKLSEADAAEFQAELNERVEKARAELGAEIDRRIDQAFIQLGLLKANVKHEAESVGSTVQKLTDQSLDALLSRAGVARQEDIDSLTQRIELLEKKLAEKCS; this comes from the coding sequence ATGTTCGATACCTTGAAGCAGGCTGTGTTCGCCAGTATCGGTTTGGCAGATTTGACACGAGAGAAAGTGGAAGGAGTCGTTGCGGAGGTTGCGCGACGGGCAAAACTATCCGAGGCAGACGCTGCGGAATTTCAAGCGGAACTGAACGAACGCGTCGAGAAGGCACGAGCGGAACTCGGTGCGGAGATCGATCGCAGGATCGATCAGGCATTCATTCAGTTAGGACTCCTGAAAGCGAACGTCAAGCATGAAGCGGAAAGCGTCGGCAGTACCGTCCAGAAGCTAACAGATCAAAGCCTTGACGCTCTCCTGTCACGAGCGGGAGTGGCGCGTCAGGAGGACATCGATTCTCTCACACAGCGGATTGAACTGCTGGAAAAGAAACTAGCCGAAAAGTGTTCCTGA
- a CDS encoding gluconolaconase: protein MKVTFALSACVWMLATCGAFAQAPAGASNEFQAGQPLGSVNEAGQFVKMTSNVKVYGSFRFAESCTYDPGRNLIVVMNAGVPQAQEPNDGYVSLLNPDGSVHTAKWIGATRDGLTLNHPLGSAIQNGVLYAADIDVVRTFYLATGKPGRAYPVEGATFLNGIAVTKEGTIFVSNTRPESRVYKITRDGVVTTFVEGEPLVSPNGVAIDQEGHVVVVNVGNNALLTFDPASARLIRTEHSAEGGNDGLVILPDGTKYVSSVRFGSISEIRPGQPVKVIAAGIPSAASMGYDSKQKQLIIPMNNNNAVAFVKLED, encoded by the coding sequence ATGAAGGTTACTTTCGCATTGTCTGCGTGTGTATGGATGCTGGCCACGTGTGGTGCTTTTGCACAAGCACCCGCTGGGGCTTCCAACGAGTTTCAGGCGGGCCAGCCCCTGGGTTCCGTCAATGAAGCTGGTCAATTTGTAAAGATGACCAGCAACGTCAAAGTCTACGGAAGTTTTCGCTTTGCGGAAAGTTGCACGTATGATCCCGGTCGAAATCTGATTGTGGTCATGAACGCAGGTGTCCCTCAGGCTCAGGAACCCAACGACGGGTACGTCTCGCTGCTGAACCCGGATGGGTCCGTCCACACGGCCAAGTGGATCGGTGCCACTCGCGACGGACTGACGCTCAATCATCCGCTCGGCAGTGCCATCCAGAACGGAGTCCTTTACGCCGCAGACATTGATGTCGTGCGCACGTTTTATCTGGCGACGGGGAAGCCGGGCCGTGCCTATCCCGTCGAAGGGGCTACGTTTCTTAACGGGATTGCTGTGACCAAAGAGGGGACCATCTTCGTTTCGAACACCCGGCCAGAAAGCCGTGTCTATAAAATCACCCGCGATGGTGTGGTGACGACGTTTGTGGAAGGCGAACCCCTCGTCAGTCCCAACGGCGTGGCGATTGATCAGGAGGGGCACGTTGTTGTCGTGAACGTGGGAAACAATGCCCTGCTGACGTTTGATCCGGCATCAGCCAGGTTGATCCGCACCGAACACTCGGCGGAAGGAGGCAATGATGGGCTGGTCATCCTTCCGGATGGGACGAAGTATGTCAGCAGCGTCCGCTTCGGAAGCATCTCGGAAATTCGTCCAGGCCAACCTGTCAAGGTGATTGCCGCAGGGATCCCCAGCGCGGCTTCGATGGGCTACGACTCAAAGCAGAAGCAGCTCATTATTCCCATGAACAACAACAACGCAGTCGCCTTTGTCAAACTCGAAGATTGA
- a CDS encoding DUF1080 domain-containing protein, which produces MPSLRWLSIALLSLLVLQPSLTSAADARAEGVVVPKETIQLFPCKELTKDWYTWLTDDLHEDPRGVFTLQPDGTLRISGDGYGGVITRKEYADYHLVLEYRWGTKTWQNRVKAARDGGLLLHCKGPDGNFGGSGDKPGPWMTSVECQIIEGGVGDILVLQGKDENGKLIEASASATVSYDRDGEPVWDPKGEKKKFTSGRINWFGRDPDWKDVVGFRGAKDPDSPGQEWTTLECFVKGDKLVYRVNGVIVNRAEDVYPTNGKLLLQTEGAEMYVRRLELRPLPKQIP; this is translated from the coding sequence ATGCCAAGTCTACGCTGGTTGAGCATCGCGCTCCTCTCCCTGCTGGTCCTCCAGCCCTCTCTCACATCGGCCGCCGATGCCCGGGCGGAAGGGGTGGTAGTCCCCAAGGAGACGATTCAACTCTTCCCCTGCAAAGAGCTGACGAAGGACTGGTACACGTGGCTGACAGACGACCTTCATGAAGACCCGCGAGGCGTATTCACGCTTCAGCCCGACGGAACCCTTCGGATTTCCGGAGACGGCTACGGCGGCGTGATCACACGAAAAGAATATGCCGACTACCACCTGGTGCTCGAATACCGCTGGGGAACGAAGACTTGGCAGAATCGCGTCAAAGCGGCTCGTGACGGCGGCCTGCTGCTCCACTGCAAAGGACCTGACGGCAACTTTGGCGGCAGTGGGGACAAGCCCGGCCCGTGGATGACGTCCGTCGAATGCCAGATCATCGAAGGGGGCGTCGGCGATATCCTGGTCCTCCAGGGAAAAGACGAAAATGGAAAGCTCATCGAAGCCAGCGCATCGGCCACGGTCTCGTACGATCGCGATGGCGAACCGGTCTGGGATCCAAAGGGAGAGAAGAAGAAATTCACTTCCGGCCGCATCAACTGGTTTGGCCGTGATCCAGACTGGAAAGACGTTGTCGGATTCCGCGGAGCCAAAGACCCGGACAGCCCCGGACAGGAATGGACCACCCTCGAATGCTTTGTCAAAGGGGACAAACTGGTCTACCGCGTCAATGGTGTCATCGTGAACCGGGCCGAAGATGTCTACCCCACCAACGGCAAGCTGCTGCTCCAGACCGAAGGAGCCGAGATGTATGTTCGTCGCCTGGAACTGCGCCCGCTGCCGAAGCAGATTCCCTGA